In Nonomuraea sp. NBC_00507, the following are encoded in one genomic region:
- a CDS encoding ABC transporter ATP-binding protein produces MIRIEEVRWTYSGADAPTLNGLTLDVRRGETVVLCGPSGSGKSTALRLMNGLIPHFHEGKVEGSVLLDGQVVADLSLDRLGRRTGTVLQHPRRQFFTDTTETELAFALENFGEPAERIRGRVATGIDEHGLRDLTDRRLQDLSGGQQQQVACAAATAHHPSLLLFDEPTSNLSAAAIERFTATLARLRAGGATIVIAEHRLHYLRGIADRFIVMRDGRIDAEWPGEEFAALDEDTVRAKGLRSLSPPRHPTPLQVQAHGPSIDRDAVPTSTTTGVNLRNIRCAFHGRRVLDIDEARLPAGAIIAVTGPNGAGKSTLARILTGLQRHEGEVLLDGRRLSRAQRQRASAIVMQDVQRQLFTDSVDAELRLGASPADERSGTLLRDLDLATLTDRHPLSLSGGQQQRLVVAAARLSARRIVVFDEPSSGVDRRHLHSITQVMRDLADDGAVVLLISHDDELLALAADRELRLRPIDV; encoded by the coding sequence GTGATCAGAATCGAGGAGGTGCGCTGGACCTACTCCGGCGCGGACGCTCCCACTCTCAACGGTCTCACCCTGGACGTGCGGCGCGGGGAGACGGTCGTGCTGTGCGGCCCGAGTGGCTCCGGCAAGAGCACCGCGCTCCGGCTCATGAACGGCCTCATCCCCCACTTCCACGAGGGCAAGGTCGAAGGCTCCGTCCTCCTCGACGGGCAGGTCGTCGCCGACCTGTCACTCGACCGGCTCGGCCGCCGCACCGGGACCGTCCTGCAACATCCCCGCCGCCAGTTCTTCACCGACACGACCGAGACCGAACTCGCCTTCGCGCTGGAGAACTTCGGCGAACCGGCTGAACGCATCCGGGGCCGCGTCGCCACCGGGATCGACGAACACGGGCTACGCGACCTCACCGACCGGCGACTGCAGGACCTCTCCGGCGGCCAGCAGCAGCAGGTGGCCTGCGCAGCCGCGACCGCCCACCACCCGTCACTGCTGCTGTTCGACGAGCCCACCTCGAACCTCTCCGCCGCCGCGATCGAACGCTTCACCGCCACGCTCGCCCGGCTCCGCGCAGGTGGAGCGACCATTGTCATCGCCGAGCACCGGCTGCACTACCTGCGCGGCATCGCCGACCGGTTCATCGTCATGCGTGACGGCCGTATCGACGCCGAATGGCCCGGCGAGGAGTTCGCCGCCCTCGACGAGGACACCGTCCGCGCGAAAGGACTCCGCAGCCTCAGCCCGCCCCGGCACCCGACACCCCTCCAGGTCCAGGCGCATGGGCCCAGCATCGACCGCGACGCCGTCCCCACGAGCACCACGACCGGTGTGAACCTACGCAACATCCGCTGCGCCTTCCATGGCCGCCGCGTGCTCGACATCGACGAGGCCCGTCTCCCTGCCGGAGCGATCATCGCCGTCACCGGCCCGAACGGCGCCGGCAAGAGCACGCTCGCCCGCATCCTCACCGGCCTGCAACGGCACGAGGGAGAGGTACTCCTCGACGGGCGGCGGCTGAGCCGGGCACAACGGCAGAGGGCCAGTGCGATCGTCATGCAGGACGTGCAACGACAGCTGTTCACCGACAGCGTCGACGCCGAACTCCGGCTCGGCGCGTCCCCCGCCGATGAGCGCTCCGGCACGCTCCTGCGCGACCTCGACCTCGCCACCCTGACGGACCGCCACCCGCTCTCCCTCTCCGGCGGCCAGCAGCAGCGACTCGTCGTCGCCGCGGCCCGGCTCAGCGCCCGCCGGATCGTCGTGTTCGACGAGCCCAGCTCCGGCGTCGACCGCCGCCACCTCCACTCCATCACCCAGGTGATGCGCGATCTCGCCGACGACGGCGCGGTCGTCCTCCTCATCAGCCACGACGACGAACTCCTCGCCCTCGCCGCCGACCGAGAACTCAGACTGCGTCCCATCGACGTATAA
- a CDS encoding M20/M25/M40 family metallo-hydrolase codes for MVLDHLAATVADFQYRLTRGLYREPFEADPQSLITRTLAHHAERALGHPPVVRAEPFWTDCALLDRAGIPCLLFGVDGAGAHAATEYADLTSLDRLTGILTDTIMDFCS; via the coding sequence ATGGTACTCGACCACCTTGCCGCCACCGTTGCCGACTTCCAGTACCGGCTGACCCGCGGCCTGTATCGCGAACCCTTCGAGGCCGACCCGCAGTCCCTGATCACCCGAACCCTGGCCCACCACGCCGAAAGGGCACTCGGGCACCCACCCGTGGTGCGCGCCGAGCCGTTCTGGACCGACTGCGCCCTGCTGGACCGCGCCGGCATCCCCTGCCTGCTCTTCGGCGTCGACGGCGCGGGGGCCCACGCAGCCACCGAATACGCCGACCTGACCTCGCTGGACCGCCTCACTGGCATCCTCACCGACACCATCATGGATTTCTGTTCCTGA
- a CDS encoding diaminopropionate ammonia-lyase yields MLNNASSTRITRTLPWFARAAARSWTCAPAPAGVRDFHAALPGYAPTPLTELPALAAELAVGRVFVKDESSRLGLPAFKALGASWAAHRALAERTAHHPSTEPVTLVSATDGNHGRAVARTARLLGQRAHVFIPQGVHPDAVAAIASEEAEITRVPGSYDDAVRQAAEAAATAADAILIQDTAWPGYETIPGWIVEGYSTLCVEIDEQLAAADATAPALVAVPVGVGSLAQAVVTHYRSRPSAPAPALLAVEPEAAACVIESLTRGEPVSITTGHTTMAGLNCGTPSSIAWPYLHRGLDAAVAITDPASARAASDLAELGVSSGPCGAAALAGVRAMLTGEGAEEHRTALGLGPTSVVVLLSTEGTAANPHRTTGH; encoded by the coding sequence GTGCTGAACAACGCTTCATCCACGAGGATCACGAGGACTCTGCCGTGGTTCGCGCGCGCTGCTGCCCGGTCCTGGACCTGCGCGCCTGCCCCTGCCGGGGTACGGGACTTCCACGCCGCCCTGCCCGGTTACGCACCCACCCCGCTGACAGAACTGCCCGCCCTGGCAGCCGAGCTGGCGGTCGGCCGAGTCTTCGTCAAGGACGAATCGTCCCGCCTCGGTCTGCCGGCCTTCAAAGCGCTGGGCGCTTCCTGGGCGGCGCACCGCGCCCTGGCCGAGCGTACTGCCCACCACCCGAGCACAGAGCCCGTCACACTGGTCAGCGCCACCGACGGCAACCACGGCCGCGCCGTGGCCCGGACAGCGCGCCTGCTCGGCCAGCGCGCACACGTCTTCATCCCCCAGGGTGTCCATCCGGACGCCGTGGCGGCCATAGCCTCCGAGGAGGCGGAGATCACCCGGGTGCCGGGCTCGTACGACGACGCCGTCCGCCAGGCTGCCGAGGCAGCCGCCACCGCTGCGGACGCGATCCTCATCCAGGACACCGCCTGGCCCGGCTACGAAACGATCCCGGGCTGGATCGTCGAAGGCTACTCCACCCTCTGCGTCGAAATCGACGAACAGCTCGCCGCCGCAGACGCCACGGCGCCAGCGCTCGTCGCCGTCCCGGTGGGCGTCGGCTCCCTGGCCCAGGCCGTCGTCACCCACTACCGCAGCCGTCCATCCGCACCGGCCCCAGCCTTGCTGGCGGTCGAGCCCGAGGCAGCGGCCTGCGTCATCGAGAGTCTCACCCGGGGCGAACCCGTCAGCATCACCACCGGTCACACCACCATGGCCGGGCTGAACTGCGGCACCCCGTCCAGCATCGCCTGGCCCTACCTGCACCGCGGACTGGACGCCGCAGTCGCCATCACCGACCCCGCCAGCGCCCGCGCGGCCAGCGACCTCGCGGAACTCGGTGTCTCCTCGGGCCCGTGCGGGGCCGCCGCTCTCGCCGGTGTCCGCGCGATGCTCACCGGAGAGGGAGCTGAAGAGCACCGCACGGCACTGGGACTCGGCCCGACCTCGGTGGTCGTACTGCTCAGCACCGAAGGCACGGCCGCCAACCCGCACCGCACCACCGGCCACTGA
- a CDS encoding SDR family oxidoreductase, producing the protein MSRTALVTGGFSGLGKAAAIRLEADGVKVITLDVTDGADLVVDVTDPAAVQTAADELGPIDILVNSAGIVGPNAPLWEIPLDGWRRTFDVNVNGTFHTCRAFVPGMRERGWGRIVNLASMAGKDGNPNMAPYSASKAAVIALTKSLGKELATSGVLVNAIAPAVIETPMNATTGPEALAHIVSLIPMRRVGKPEEVAELIAWLASDKVSFSTGAVYDISGGRATY; encoded by the coding sequence ATGTCCCGGACCGCCCTCGTCACCGGCGGCTTCAGCGGCCTGGGCAAGGCCGCCGCCATCCGCCTCGAAGCCGACGGCGTCAAAGTCATCACCCTCGACGTCACCGACGGCGCCGACCTCGTCGTGGACGTCACCGACCCGGCCGCCGTCCAGACCGCCGCCGACGAGCTCGGCCCGATCGACATCCTCGTCAACTCCGCCGGCATCGTCGGCCCCAACGCGCCCCTGTGGGAGATCCCGCTCGACGGCTGGCGGCGCACCTTCGACGTCAACGTCAACGGCACCTTCCACACCTGCCGCGCCTTCGTCCCCGGCATGCGCGAGCGCGGGTGGGGCCGCATCGTCAACCTCGCGAGCATGGCCGGGAAGGACGGCAACCCGAACATGGCGCCGTACTCCGCTTCCAAGGCCGCGGTCATCGCCCTGACCAAGTCCCTCGGCAAGGAACTGGCCACCAGCGGCGTCCTGGTCAACGCCATCGCCCCCGCCGTCATCGAGACCCCGATGAACGCCACCACCGGCCCCGAGGCCCTGGCCCACATCGTCAGCCTCATCCCCATGCGGCGTGTCGGAAAGCCGGAGGAGGTCGCCGAGCTGATCGCCTGGCTGGCCTCCGACAAGGTCAGCTTCTCCACCGGCGCCGTCTACGACATCAGCGGCGGCCGCGCCACATACTGA
- a CDS encoding IlvD/Edd family dehydratase, which translates to MAGSRSAQWYAGSDRNAYIHRAWMRRGLPSDAFDGRPHIAIANTASDLTPCNMHLNEVAEHVKHGVWEAGGVPLNLPVVSLGESNVRPTAMLWRNMAAMAIEEMLRANPIDGVVLLGGCDKTIPALLMAASSVDLPAVVVPGGPMLTGTFRGAPLGCGTDVWKLSEEVRAGTLSQADFLRSESSMIRSKGHCNTMGTASTMGLLAEALGMTLPGLAGTPAPDSRLLEGAHETGRLIVEMIADGRRPSTVMTRGSFLNAIVALAVLGGSTNAVVHLLAIAGRLGVELTQDDFDRTGSGVPLLVDLQPAGRHLMEDLHRAGGLHAVLAEVRDLLDPAAITVTGRPLVEALGDAKVYDREVIRSRRQPLQEDAGIAVLYGNLAPDGAVIKPAAASPHLLQHRGPAVVFDSIEDLHARLDDLDVTPDSVLVLRGCGPKGYPGMPEVSNMPLPPKLLAQGVRDMVRICDGRMSGTAYGTVVLHVAPEAAAGGPLGLVRTGDMIILDVENRRLDIDVPTEELAAREPSPEMTAAFARPARGWQRLYVETVQQANTGADLDFLIGSSGDAVPRESH; encoded by the coding sequence ATGGCGGGGAGTCGAAGCGCTCAGTGGTACGCCGGTAGCGACCGCAACGCCTACATCCATCGCGCGTGGATGCGGCGCGGGCTGCCGTCCGACGCCTTCGACGGCCGGCCGCACATCGCGATCGCCAACACCGCCTCCGACCTGACCCCCTGCAACATGCACCTGAACGAGGTGGCCGAGCACGTCAAGCACGGCGTGTGGGAGGCGGGCGGCGTGCCGCTGAACCTGCCGGTGGTGTCGCTGGGCGAGTCGAACGTGCGCCCCACCGCGATGCTCTGGCGCAACATGGCGGCGATGGCGATCGAAGAGATGTTGCGCGCCAACCCGATCGACGGCGTGGTGCTGCTCGGTGGCTGCGACAAGACCATCCCCGCGCTGCTGATGGCCGCCTCCTCGGTGGACCTGCCCGCGGTGGTGGTGCCGGGCGGGCCGATGCTCACCGGCACCTTCCGCGGCGCGCCGCTGGGCTGCGGCACCGATGTCTGGAAGCTCAGCGAGGAGGTCCGCGCCGGGACGCTGTCGCAGGCCGACTTCCTGCGCTCGGAATCGTCGATGATCCGCAGCAAGGGGCACTGCAACACGATGGGCACCGCCTCCACCATGGGCCTGCTCGCCGAGGCGCTCGGCATGACGCTGCCCGGCCTGGCCGGCACCCCCGCCCCCGACAGCCGCCTGCTGGAGGGCGCGCACGAGACCGGCCGCCTCATCGTCGAGATGATCGCCGACGGGCGCCGCCCCTCGACCGTCATGACGCGCGGCTCGTTCCTCAACGCCATCGTCGCGCTGGCCGTGCTCGGCGGCTCCACCAACGCCGTCGTGCACCTGCTGGCCATCGCCGGCCGGCTCGGCGTCGAGCTGACCCAGGACGACTTCGACCGTACCGGCTCCGGCGTCCCCCTGCTGGTGGACCTGCAGCCGGCCGGCCGCCACCTCATGGAGGACCTGCACCGGGCGGGCGGCCTGCACGCGGTGCTGGCCGAGGTGCGCGACCTGCTCGACCCGGCCGCGATCACCGTCACGGGCCGCCCCCTGGTCGAGGCCCTCGGAGACGCCAAGGTCTACGACCGCGAGGTGATCCGCTCCCGGCGGCAGCCGCTCCAGGAGGACGCCGGGATCGCCGTCCTGTACGGCAACCTCGCCCCGGACGGCGCCGTGATCAAGCCCGCCGCCGCCTCACCGCACCTGTTGCAGCACCGCGGCCCGGCCGTCGTGTTCGACTCGATCGAGGACCTGCACGCCCGCCTCGACGACTTGGACGTCACGCCCGATTCGGTGCTGGTCCTGCGCGGCTGCGGGCCCAAGGGCTATCCCGGCATGCCCGAAGTGTCCAACATGCCGCTGCCGCCCAAGCTGCTCGCCCAGGGCGTGCGCGACATGGTTCGTATCTGCGACGGCAGGATGAGCGGTACCGCCTACGGCACCGTCGTCCTGCACGTCGCCCCCGAAGCCGCCGCCGGCGGGCCCCTCGGCCTCGTCCGCACCGGCGACATGATCATCCTGGATGTGGAGAACCGCCGCCTCGACATCGACGTCCCCACCGAGGAACTGGCCGCCCGCGAACCGTCCCCGGAGATGACCGCCGCGTTCGCCCGCCCCGCGCGGGGTTGGCAGCGCCTCTACGTCGAGACCGTCCAGCAGGCCAACACCGGCGCCGACCTCGACTTCCTCATCGGCTCCAGCGGCGACGCCGTACCGCGCGAATCCCACTGA
- a CDS encoding IclR family transcriptional regulator, whose translation MPELIDEPKLVGSDRVLAVLAELARHPDGIGLEEMARAVASPKPTVHRALAALRRAGFAAQNGHGRYVLGDEFLRMAFAHHEARPDHVRVMPVLKALCDRYGETVHYAVLDGDSVVYRSKLDPAAGAVRLTSVVGGRNPAHCTAVGKLLLAHSLPDEDAVRAWVGDRALERRTERSITTVEGLHAELERVREQGYAADDQESEPGVNCLAVPAYLTSPTMPSGAISVSGLAYRTPLPTLIDDVAAIRAIAMGEQPT comes from the coding sequence ATGCCCGAACTGATCGACGAGCCCAAGCTCGTCGGGTCCGACCGCGTGCTGGCGGTGCTGGCCGAGCTGGCCCGCCATCCCGACGGCATCGGGCTGGAGGAGATGGCCCGCGCGGTCGCCAGCCCGAAGCCGACCGTGCACCGCGCGCTGGCCGCGCTGCGGCGTGCCGGATTCGCCGCGCAGAACGGTCATGGCCGGTACGTGCTGGGCGACGAGTTCCTGCGGATGGCCTTCGCCCACCATGAGGCCCGGCCCGATCATGTGCGGGTGATGCCGGTCCTCAAGGCGTTGTGCGACCGGTACGGCGAGACGGTGCACTACGCGGTGCTGGACGGCGACTCGGTGGTCTACCGCTCCAAGCTGGACCCGGCGGCCGGCGCGGTCCGGCTTACCTCGGTCGTCGGCGGGCGTAACCCGGCGCATTGCACGGCCGTCGGCAAGCTGCTGCTGGCCCATAGCCTGCCGGACGAGGACGCGGTCCGCGCGTGGGTAGGCGACCGGGCACTGGAGCGCCGCACCGAGCGCTCCATCACCACCGTCGAGGGCCTGCACGCCGAGCTGGAGCGCGTTCGCGAGCAGGGTTACGCCGCCGACGATCAGGAGAGCGAGCCGGGCGTCAACTGCCTGGCGGTACCGGCGTACCTGACCTCGCCTACGATGCCCAGCGGTGCGATCAGCGTCAGCGGCCTGGCCTACCGCACCCCGTTGCCGACGCTCATCGACGACGTGGCCGCCATCCGTGCCATCGCCATGGGAGAGCAACCCACGTGA
- a CDS encoding fumarylacetoacetate hydrolase family protein gives MYLMRIGAPGAEKPVVRIDETHYIDVSDVTPDFDEKFFAAGGVALLADRIGTGQPQEFAGERIGAPIARPHQILCIGLNYSDHAAETGQAVPDEPILFTKSPNTLVGPYDEVRIPRGSTKTDWEVELGIVIGKRTSYLDSVEEAKDAIAGFCVVNDVSERAFQMERGGQWSKGKSAETFNPAGPWLVTPDEIADVTNLGMWLDVNGVRRQTGTTKTMIFDPYVIVHHLSQFMVLEPGDLINTGTPPGVGMGHTPPIWLQPGDVMELGIDGLGTQRQHVVGPR, from the coding sequence GTGTACCTCATGCGCATCGGCGCGCCCGGCGCCGAGAAGCCCGTCGTCCGCATCGACGAGACGCACTACATCGACGTCTCAGACGTCACCCCCGACTTCGATGAGAAGTTCTTCGCGGCGGGCGGCGTCGCGCTGCTCGCCGACCGGATCGGCACTGGTCAGCCCCAGGAGTTCGCCGGTGAGCGGATCGGCGCGCCGATCGCCCGGCCGCACCAGATCCTGTGCATCGGCCTGAACTACAGCGACCATGCCGCCGAAACCGGGCAGGCCGTGCCGGACGAGCCGATCTTGTTCACCAAGTCGCCGAACACGCTCGTCGGCCCATACGACGAGGTGCGCATCCCGCGTGGCTCGACCAAGACCGACTGGGAGGTCGAGCTGGGCATCGTCATCGGCAAGCGCACCTCCTACCTCGACTCGGTCGAGGAGGCGAAGGACGCGATCGCCGGCTTCTGCGTGGTCAACGACGTCAGCGAGCGCGCCTTCCAGATGGAGCGCGGCGGCCAGTGGAGCAAGGGCAAGTCCGCTGAGACGTTCAACCCGGCCGGCCCCTGGCTCGTCACGCCGGACGAGATCGCCGACGTGACGAACCTCGGCATGTGGCTGGACGTCAACGGCGTGCGCCGCCAGACCGGCACCACCAAGACCATGATCTTCGACCCGTACGTCATCGTGCACCACCTGAGCCAGTTCATGGTGCTGGAGCCCGGCGACCTCATCAACACCGGCACCCCGCCGGGCGTCGGCATGGGCCACACCCCGCCCATCTGGCTGCAGCCCGGCGACGTCATGGAACTCGGCATCGACGGCCTCGGCACGCAGCGCCAGCACGTCGTCGGACCCCGATAG
- a CDS encoding zinc-dependent alcohol dehydrogenase yields MRALVLTGPGKAEVHEVEPPVAAPGEVVVDIERVGVCGTDVELFTGEMSYLHTGRSWYPLRPGHEWCGRVSAVSEGVSPSWLGQRVTGDTMLGCGHCDRCRAGHHHVCAELAEIGISRGRPGALAEQLAVPATALHHLPDIVDPTLGALVEPGGNALRAVRAARLKAGERALVLGTGTIGLLTALFARADGVEVHVMGRDDHGLRLAESLGFTDAWTRKSLPSLPWDAVIDASNAPDLPALALDLVEPGRRVVYIGLAGTPSTIDTRDLALKDVTAVGILGGSAGLGGAIAAYAEASVDARPLVAATVGLAETAGVLAGCRPTGAGPGPKIHIDPRR; encoded by the coding sequence ATGCGTGCTCTGGTTCTGACCGGCCCTGGAAAAGCCGAGGTCCACGAGGTCGAACCGCCTGTCGCCGCGCCAGGTGAAGTGGTGGTGGACATCGAGCGGGTCGGCGTGTGCGGCACGGACGTCGAGCTGTTCACCGGGGAGATGAGCTACCTGCACACCGGCCGTTCTTGGTACCCGCTCCGTCCCGGCCACGAATGGTGCGGGCGCGTCAGCGCGGTGAGCGAGGGCGTGAGCCCTTCATGGCTCGGGCAGCGAGTCACCGGTGACACCATGCTCGGCTGCGGTCACTGCGACCGCTGCCGGGCCGGCCACCACCACGTGTGCGCCGAGCTTGCCGAGATCGGCATCAGCCGGGGCCGCCCGGGCGCGCTGGCCGAGCAACTCGCGGTGCCCGCCACGGCCCTGCATCACCTGCCGGACATCGTGGATCCCACGCTCGGCGCGCTCGTCGAACCCGGAGGCAACGCGCTGCGGGCCGTCCGCGCCGCGAGGCTGAAGGCGGGCGAGCGGGCTCTGGTCTTGGGCACAGGCACGATCGGCCTCCTCACGGCGCTGTTCGCGCGCGCCGACGGAGTCGAGGTCCACGTGATGGGACGCGACGACCACGGGCTTCGCCTGGCCGAAAGCCTCGGCTTCACCGATGCCTGGACCCGGAAGTCACTGCCGTCGCTACCCTGGGATGCCGTCATCGACGCGTCCAACGCGCCCGACTTGCCCGCTCTCGCCCTCGACCTCGTCGAGCCCGGCCGGCGTGTCGTCTACATCGGCCTGGCCGGCACCCCGTCCACGATCGACACCCGCGACCTGGCGCTCAAGGACGTCACCGCCGTCGGCATCCTCGGCGGCTCGGCCGGCCTGGGCGGAGCCATCGCCGCCTATGCCGAGGCCTCGGTCGACGCCCGCCCTCTCGTGGCCGCCACGGTCGGTCTCGCCGAGACCGCCGGCGTCCTGGCCGGATGCCGGCCGACCGGCGCCGGGCCGGGCCCGAAGATCCACATCGACCCGCGCCGATAA
- a CDS encoding FAD-binding and (Fe-S)-binding domain-containing protein, whose product MIDRADPTLLAAVEAAVPGITRTRASDRLGMAHDASHYLLTPQAVLVPESAEQVAALLRTGLPLTFRSGGTSLSGQGVSEHLLVDTRRHFRGIEVLDEGQRVRVQPGAVLRHVNARLAPYGRKLGPDPASESACTIGGVVANNSSGMTCGTHANTYRTLDSMTIVLPSGTVIDTGAPDADKRLRTLEPELAQGLERLRDRVRDNPGSVRRITAQFSLKNTMGYGLNSFLDHHSPAQILAHLVIGSEGTLGFVAEAVFRTVPAHRLAATGLLVFPTLRQAMASMPDLVAVEPAAVELLDAESLRVAQSDPQAEDVLRTLAVADHAALLVEWQESDSDRLSERERAAGELFPSLSLAAPARLSREAGGRAALWHIRKGLYASVAGARPSGTTALLEDVAVPVPALAELCDELTALFVRHRYERSVIFGHAKDGNLHFMLNERFDTELERYAGFTEDMVEAVLSRGGTLKAEHGTGRVMAPFVRRQYGDELYEVMREIKRLCDPDGTLNPGVVLTDRDDAHLRDLKAVVTVEPEVDRCVECGYCEPVCPSRDLTTTPRQRIVLRRELAAAVSAGDHALARELEAEYGYDAVDTCAVDGMCATACPVGINTGDLTKRLRAERHGRVAQQGWKSAAKHWDGVTRAMNLALDTAAATPAALPEAAGRAARALTTPESVPQWSRDLPRGGMRRRPLPNPDADAVYLPSCLNTVFAPADGGPGVMIAFARLARRAGVRLHVPEGIGGLCCGTPWSSKGYTDGYETMADRVRDALLDATDGGRIPVISDAASCTEGFDRLAEALPVRVLDAVAYTAEHLLPRLPEPRRLASLALHPTCSSTRLGLDAAISEIARAIADHVVVPEGWQCCAFAGDRGLLHPELTASATHAEAISVKSGDFAAHASLNRTCELGLTRATARVYHHLLELLDQATA is encoded by the coding sequence GTGATCGATAGAGCGGACCCCACTCTCCTCGCCGCGGTGGAAGCCGCCGTTCCGGGAATCACCAGAACGCGCGCGAGCGACCGGCTCGGCATGGCCCACGACGCCTCGCACTACCTGCTCACCCCGCAGGCCGTGCTGGTCCCCGAAAGCGCCGAGCAGGTCGCCGCGCTGCTGCGCACCGGCCTCCCCCTCACCTTCCGCTCCGGTGGCACCAGCCTGAGCGGGCAGGGCGTCAGCGAGCATCTCCTCGTGGACACCCGTCGGCACTTCCGTGGAATCGAGGTGCTGGACGAGGGGCAGCGGGTGCGCGTGCAGCCGGGCGCGGTGCTGCGGCACGTCAACGCCCGCCTCGCCCCGTACGGCCGCAAGCTCGGCCCCGACCCGGCCAGCGAGTCGGCGTGCACGATCGGCGGCGTCGTGGCCAACAACTCCAGCGGCATGACCTGCGGCACGCACGCCAACACCTACCGAACCCTGGACTCGATGACGATCGTGCTGCCCAGCGGCACCGTCATCGACACCGGCGCCCCCGACGCCGACAAGCGCCTGCGCACGCTCGAACCCGAGCTGGCGCAGGGCCTGGAACGGCTGCGCGACCGCGTGCGGGACAATCCCGGCTCGGTCCGCCGGATCACCGCCCAGTTCTCGCTCAAGAACACCATGGGATACGGCCTCAACAGCTTCCTCGACCACCACTCCCCCGCGCAGATCCTCGCCCACCTGGTCATCGGCAGCGAGGGCACGCTCGGCTTCGTCGCCGAGGCCGTCTTCCGCACGGTGCCCGCGCACCGCTTGGCCGCCACCGGCCTGCTCGTCTTCCCCACCCTGCGCCAGGCCATGGCCTCCATGCCCGACCTGGTCGCCGTCGAGCCCGCCGCCGTCGAGCTGCTGGACGCCGAGTCGCTGCGGGTGGCCCAGAGCGACCCCCAAGCCGAGGACGTCCTGCGTACGCTTGCCGTCGCCGACCACGCGGCGCTCCTGGTCGAATGGCAGGAGTCCGACTCCGACCGGCTGTCCGAGCGCGAACGCGCCGCCGGCGAGCTGTTCCCCTCGCTGTCGCTGGCGGCGCCCGCCCGGCTGAGCAGGGAGGCCGGTGGCAGGGCGGCGTTGTGGCACATCCGCAAGGGCCTGTACGCCTCCGTCGCCGGCGCCCGGCCCAGCGGCACCACCGCGCTGCTGGAGGACGTCGCCGTCCCCGTGCCCGCCCTGGCCGAGCTGTGCGATGAGCTGACCGCCCTGTTCGTGCGGCACCGGTACGAGCGCAGCGTCATCTTCGGCCACGCCAAGGACGGCAACCTGCACTTCATGCTCAACGAGCGCTTCGACACGGAGCTGGAGCGCTACGCCGGCTTCACCGAGGACATGGTGGAGGCCGTCCTGTCGCGGGGCGGCACGCTGAAGGCCGAGCACGGCACCGGGCGGGTCATGGCCCCGTTCGTCCGCCGCCAGTACGGCGACGAGCTGTACGAGGTGATGCGCGAGATCAAGCGCCTGTGCGACCCGGACGGCACGCTCAACCCCGGCGTCGTCCTCACCGACCGCGACGACGCCCACCTGCGCGACCTCAAGGCCGTCGTCACCGTCGAACCCGAAGTGGACCGGTGCGTGGAGTGCGGCTACTGCGAACCCGTCTGCCCCAGCCGGGACCTGACCACCACCCCTCGCCAGCGCATCGTGCTGCGGCGCGAGCTGGCCGCCGCCGTTTCCGCCGGCGACCATGCCCTTGCCCGCGAGCTGGAGGCCGAGTACGGCTACGACGCCGTGGACACCTGCGCCGTGGACGGCATGTGCGCCACCGCCTGCCCCGTCGGCATCAACACCGGCGACCTGACCAAGCGCCTGCGCGCCGAACGCCACGGCCGCGTGGCGCAGCAGGGCTGGAAGTCGGCCGCCAAGCACTGGGACGGCGTCACCCGGGCGATGAACCTCGCTCTGGACACCGCCGCCGCCACTCCGGCCGCGCTGCCCGAGGCCGCCGGCCGCGCCGCCCGCGCCCTCACCACCCCCGAGAGCGTCCCCCAGTGGAGCCGCGACCTGCCGCGCGGCGGAATGCGCCGCCGTCCGCTACCGAATCCCGATGCCGACGCGGTCTACCTTCCGTCCTGCCTGAACACCGTGTTCGCCCCCGCCGACGGCGGGCCCGGCGTGATGATCGCGTTCGCGCGGCTGGCCAGGCGTGCGGGCGTGCGACTGCACGTGCCGGAGGGGATCGGCGGGCTGTGCTGCGGCACGCCCTGGTCGTCCAAGGGCTACACCGACGGCTACGAGACGATGGCCGACCGCGTGCGCGACGCGCTCCTCGACGCCACGGACGGAGGCCGCATCCCGGTGATCAGCGACGCCGCCTCCTGCACCGAAGGCTTCGATCGCCTCGCGGAGGCGCTGCCCGTCCGGGTGCTCGACGCCGTGGCCTACACCGCCGAGCATCTCCTGCCCCGCCTCCCCGAGCCTCGCCGCCTCGCTTCCCTCGCCCTCCATCCCACCTGCTCGTCCACTCGCCTGGGTCTGGACGCGGCCATCTCTGAAATCGCCCGAGCCATCGCCGACCACGTGGTAGTTCCGGAGGGCTGGCAGTGCTGCGCCTTCGCCGGCGACCGCGGCCTGCTGCACCCCGAGCTGACCGCCTCCGCCACCCACGCTGAAGCCATATCCGTCAAGTCCGGGGACTTCGCCGCGCACGCCTCGCTCAACCGCACCTGCGAACTCGGCCTCACCCGCGCCACCGCCCGGGTGTACCACCACCTCCTCGAACTGCTCGACCAGGCCACCGCCTGA